Genomic DNA from Orcinus orca chromosome 6, mOrcOrc1.1, whole genome shotgun sequence:
tcaataaatggtgttgggaaaactggaaagccatAACATGCAAAAGAACGAAACTGGACCGCTATCttaccccatacacaaaaattaactcaaaatggattaaagatttgaacgtaagaactgaaaccataagACTCCTAGATAGAAAACGTAGGCAGTaagttccttgacattggtcctggcaatgattttttgaatctgacaccaaaaggaaaagcaacaaaagcaaacataaacaagtgggactacatcaaactaaaaagcttctgcacagcaaaggaagccatcaactaaacaaaaaggcaacatcctgaatgggagaaaatgtttgcaaatcgtatatctgataaaaggctgatatccaaaatatataagcaactcATACAACTCGATAAGATAAACCAAACgatccaattaaaaaattggcagaagatctgaacagatatttttccagagaagacatacagatggccagcaggtacatgaaaagatgtttaatatcactaatcatcagggaaatgcaaatcaaaaccacaatgagatatcacctcacacctgttagaatggctattatcaaaaaaaacccaggaaataacaagtattggtgaggcaACGGAGAAGAGGGAACCCCTGTGCACTCTTGGTAGGatggtaaattggtgcagccactatgaaaaattatgaaggttcctcagaacattaaaaatgaaactaccatatgatccagcaattctacttctgggtatttatctgaaaaaaatgaagacactaaCTGGaacacacccatgttcatagcagcattatttacaatagccaagatctggaaacaacctaagtgtccatcaatagatgaatggctaaagaaattgtggcatatatatatatatatatatacacacacacacacacagacatacacacaatgtgctattattcaaccataaaaagaatgaaatcctgccatttgtgaaaacatggatgggccttgagggcactatcctaagtgaaataaaccagacagagaaagagaatacAATATAATCTTTCTTAcatataaaatcttaaaaaaaaaaaaaacccaaaaaacccccaaatcaagttcacagatacagagaacagattgatggttgcTAGAGGTGGGGAGGGCGGGTTGGCGGGggtggagaaatgggtgaagagggtcaaaaggcaaaaagaaaagaaaaaaggactgtATGCAAACGGAGAGTTAAGAGACTCAGAGACAGCTCCATGACTGTGGGCTTTTgcacaggggctggggaggattTCCTCTGGCTGGTTGGAATGTCTCTTGCTTCCTCTTCGTTCTCAGTGCCATGGTAGGTGACGAGGCTGGGGGGTACCCAAGACCTCCACCAGCCTGAGTCATCAGTTCCATCCAGTCTGCCTTGGATTCTCTCTGGCAGCTCCCCTCCCCAAGACCAGCTTAGACTCCCCTTCCTCTAGTTGGACTGTTACTAGAAGACCTGCCTCAGGCCACCAGGGTCAAAGGGCAgtgtgtaaaatattttaaaaatgtttttaattaaaaaaaactttcctcaAGTCACACAGGAATTTATTGACTCAGGGATGATTAGAACCCAGAGGTCTCCAGTGGACATGTTGGTATTCTggtctgcaattaaaaaaaagaaaaaaaaaatcaaatataggGTCTGGTTGGGGGCATTGCTGTGACAAACAGCTAATACAGAAGCACTTCCCTACCAGGCTTCTGGGCCCTCACCAGGCTTCTGAGGGGGCAGCTTCCAGAACACCTCCCAGTTGTGGTCCCCCCCCACTTCaccccaccactaccaccatgcAGCAAAGGACAGGGACCCTTGTTCCCAGTCTGCAACATCCTAATAGGAAGTAGGCCTGTGGAGCAAAatgatgaaggaaagaaaggaaaggcatagagggaagaggaggatgaCTTACTCAACCAGGCTCACTTACTGAACCAGGCTCACCGGGAATAGATTACTCCTTTCAGTGGAAGAGGTTTTCATGATAAaggttcctttctctttattttgcatCATTATATCTGAAAGGTGCCGTAACAGACTTTGatggaacttttaaaatttttttaaacaaagtatttGTACCTGCATTGTGTTGTAAATGCTCACACCCCCCTAGGATAGAGGGCCCAGCACCAGTGAAGAATGGGGGACAGACTCGGGCTTGGGAACAGCACCATGGAGTCCATGGCAAGAGCCCGCAGATATCAGAGGCCCAGACActggagggtgagggagagggtagAGGAAGATGCTGGGAACCCTGAGGGGGTATTCACCAGGGTCCAAATGTTCTATCAGGTACAACTTCAGGTTTATAAAACAAATGTGATGaaagtaaatttatacagccatgCTAATGATAATTAAGGTCCTTAAAAAGTAGAGTTCACAACAGGAAAATATAGTGTGTATCCTTTGcctttaaataaatacttatttgtaATTCGATAGTAAATTGATCATTAACATTAATTATGTGAATAGGCCCAGGGCAAAAAATCCCACCAGGTCTCTCTCATTCTCTAAGCACTTAAATCTCAGAAAGTGCAAGTGAGTCTGGCAGTCTACTCATTTTTCTAACAATTCAAGGTTTCTTAGTTCATACCCCTACAATACGTGCAGGGCATCCACTCTGTGCCAAGCGGGGGCTGGAGGCGCTCCGCAGACTCTCGCGGGGGGGGGGTCTACTTCTTGGGAGTCCCTGTTCTCTGGCCTCCTTGGGGCCCTGGTCAATggaaggggggcggggaggagcaGAAGCTGAGAGTGGGCAGAAGGCGGTAGTCAGAAGATAGGTGGTTCAGGATTTATGAACGGGTGGGGCATTTGCCCTGCAAAGGGGCAGGGTCAGGACCCGCCTTGAACGCAGATTCTGAATCTCACAGCCCGAATCACAACAGAGCATGTGGGAGGTGCCCTGTCCCCACCTCCAAAGGCACATCCCCGGGCATCAGCCGCCAAAGCAGGCAGTTTCCTCTTTGAAACAGAGGTGCCGTCAAGGTCGCTGGGCTCCTCTCCTGGGCCACACGCGATTGGCTAGAAGTGGTGAATGTTTACGTCAACTCGACGGAAGGCGTAGCTCATTCGCCCCCGCGGGTGACGCAACCCGAGGATATAAAGCTAGCGTCAGGCTGAATCATTAGACCGTAGAGCCCTGCCCCGCGCATCCCACAGGCGGCAGGGACGATCCCGCGCCCCACGAAGCACACTTTCATTCCTGATGGCTACTCCGCGGCGACCTGGACAGCGAGCGCCCCGCGACCGCACGTGGCAGGGGGCACAGAGCACACAGGCCGCCTCGAGCACCCGGGCAGGGCGCGCCCCCGGTCCCAGGCCTCGGCTGCGGGGCCCCTTGGTTCTCATCTTCTTCGTCCTGGGTGTCCTGCTGTCGGTGAGCTCCCGCCGCGAGTGCCGGCTCCAGATGGCGCGCTCCTTGGCCGGGAAAGGGCGGGGGCGAGGGGGGCGGGACACGGCTGGGCATGTACCGGCAGCACCCACCCGGGCGAAGCCCAAGTacagggggtgagggggtggcgGAGTGCGGATCCGGGGCTGGCAACATCTACCTGCGGCCCCGAAGGAGAAGAGCCCGCTCTCCGCCTCCGGGTCTTTGGAGGGTCTAGCTTCCAGATTGGTCCCAGGAGAGCATCAGCGAGTGACAGGACAGAtcgccttttctttctcttcccctttccttcctccgATCCTCCTCACTCTTTTTATTTTGCACTACGTTTAACTTTTAAAACGTGTCCTTTGTAAATCGATTAACCGTGTAGGCCCCTGCCTTCCCCCACCACTGCCTTAAGCACCTTTGAATTTCCTTTTCCCTGAAAGGGGAGCAACCCTTAACGTTGCTTGCTGTTTGTTGCAATTTATGGGTGCTGTGTAGAAACCATCAATCAACCCACAGCTGGGACCAGATTCTCACCACTTCTTTAGGAGGCgagctggaggctctgggggcgaTTTACCACGATCAGTGTGCATCCTAAAGAAACTCactatggaaaaaaatgtgtctCCTTCCACTGCTTTCTCCGGTTGTTTGAGGCTCTTTTCGAAGTTTCTTATatgttcacaggaaaaaaaaaaaaaaattaagggccTAACAAGGTTACAGGAATCATGAAAATGTGTACTTTTCATTGTACAAATTAGTactaaaaatcagaaaagaaataacgTTTTGTATTCACAAAAAAATATagacttagtttttaaaattatcagtTTATCATAGGTAGGATTCATGTTGAACACGGCTTGATGAATGGCTCTGGGTGCCTGTACGCACTGTCAAGCATCCGTGTAGCCATGTGCATTGTCCGTTAGGTAGCTCcttagaagtggaactgctgtcAGCAGGTTAgataattttatacttttgtttagATAAGGATAAACTGGCCTCCAAAAGAAGGCTGGACGATTTTACCTCACACCGAGAGTCCACAAGTGTGCCTGTTTCCCTACACCTTTGCCACATTAAACTTTAATTCTTTGCTAGTCTAAGAAGTAAAAATGGGGCACCACAGTGCTGTGGTTTTGATTCCTCAGTGCCAGTAGAGATTTTCAAAGATCCGTGAGATTTCTGAGACTGGATGACCAGGAGACCCCAGATTAGGCAGCAGGGGAGGGGacaaaaatacaaacagtaaAAGAACTGACAAAAATCTTACACAAATTCTTTCAGACAACATAAGAGTTCTTCAGTAGATTCTAAGCCCAGCATAACCCTAATAGTGAAACCTgacaaaaacatttgaaaagaagaaaaatattaatacgTTTCAATATCCTTCCTAAAAACAGAGGCAGAATTCCTTAACAAAACAAATAGTAAACTAAATTCaggaatatttaaagaagaaaacatgccATGACCAAGTGGGTTTAGTCACAGGAATGACATCTGAAAATAAGTCAGTGTTTTTCACTATGCTAACACCATGAAGGAGCAAAACTATATGAACAGcttaacagatgcagaaaaagcattcgaCAACTCTTAACCTCCCTGTCATGCTAAAACCTCTCATTATATCAGGGCAGAAGAGACCTTCCTCCATCTGATGAAGGCCGCTTCCTCTTGGAGTCACATAGGAGATTAGGATAACCTAGAAAGGGGTGTGAAGGAATGTTCTGTAGTAATGCTAATTTCCAGGATCTAGATAGAGGGTTTGGGTTTCCCAagtgtatgtgtttttaaaaactgtttgaaTGGTACCCTTAAGAATtgtgcatttctttctttgtaaatctTAACactgaaaaaaactgtaaagaaatatGGAGCTCAAGTTACAATGCTGAAGTATTGAGTTGCAGACGTGAATTTCATCATAAAAATAAGACACATAGGAGAATGGACAGAGGGatagataaagaaagaaatatggggcttccctggtggcgcagtggttaagaatccgcctgccaatgcaggggacacgggttcaagccctggtccgggaagatcccacatgccgtggagcagctaagcccgtgcgccacaactactgagcctgagccacaactagagaaagcccgcgtgcagcaacgaagacccaacgcggccaaaaataaataaaaattaaataaattaatttaaaaatatgtgataaagcaaatatagcaaaatgttagTTACAGAATCTAGGTGGTGAGTATATGAGAGTTTACCGTACAGATCTTTAAACTTTGTTGGATGcatgaaaatgttcataataaaacATTGAGGGAGAGCGCCTGTGAGAGGAGAAccaggaaagagaggagggaatAGGACTGTGAAGGCAGGGAAAGGAGATTCCACCAACTTGTGGGGAGTCAGAGGAGGCCCAGCCTGGGGAAGGGACGACTTAGAGGACATATGTGGGCTTAGCTGTCCCCAAATACTTGACAGACTTTTCTGTGGAAGAGAGctgcattttatcttttttagatCCAGGCAGTTGAACTGGGCTCAACGTAAGCTGTTTCCATCTtaactgtgtttttctttctttcttttttttcccttaatttcactttctattTTGTCACTCCCAGGTTAAAGCAAAGTTGCAAAGACTATACAACCCCCCCCCCTTTTCCTGTACCATGTGAAAAATAGCTGCTGATATGATAGATCCCATGACTGAAGAATGTATATTTCCTACAAATGAGGACATTCTCCCCCAAAACTACAACACAGCCTTCAACATCAGAACACTAACATCAACACGTTAATCCTCATCAAATCCTCAGACTCCATTCAGATTCTTTCGACTGGCCCCATTGTGTCATTGTTAGCGTGGAGACTCATCTCAAAACTCTGTATtgctatttcttcttcctctatgTGACTCATTATGTGGAACGCTAGCAGCTTCCTTTCCAGGACAGCTTGTCCGGTTAAAGCCAAAAGTTCATTACTCAACTGTGATCCTGTATCCTGATTTTGAAAAAGTGTGTGCATAGTATGACTCATTtgtgaaaatgtgtgtgtgcgcgcacgtacGCGcatgtgagaaagaaagagagcgaGCCTGAGAGTATTACACGTATGGTcaaatagaagaagtaaagacaCAAAATAATGGATGTTTTCTCTAACTGGGGGGATCCCTGTGGTTTCTGTGTTCttataaaaaatttttccttgccCATGCTTTCtggaataaacatattttattttattataagagAAAGGAATACCAGGAAAAAAATTTATGTGTAAGTTACTTGGTAGCACAAAAGGCCAGGGGACAAACATGAAAAGAATGAGAGTTTATAGCTGGAAGAAAGGCCCcagttctgtttcattttgcAGGCTGTGGTCAAGGGACTGTGGGATACATCCTGGGAGGGATGAGAGTCTGAAAGCCACTCATGCCTGTCCCTGCTTTGTCTCCACAGATTGCAGCTGCTTCAGCCATGCCCATAAGGCAGGAAAAATTTCACCAGCAATTAGCTTCCCCGCAGGGATGGAAACACAGCCTCTCAGAGAAGTTGTGTCTACCAGGTACATTCTAAGACTGATCTCCAACCCTTACCGCACCCTTATCTTCATGTCCTTCTGGTCTTCTGATTCCTGCAGTTCCCGGCTCTTATTCCACAGGCATTTACTAGAagtcttctgtgtgccaggcgctgtgctagtGGAGGGCACGAGGCCCCCGCCCTCCTGGAACACTCCTCCTAGGATGGTACccagacagatggacagatatgaCAGTCAGAGAGATGAGATAGAAACCGTGAGGATAATTGAGTGATGGGTGGGACAGAGTCGGGGTTGGTGAGGCCTCCTGGGGATGGTGACTTTGGTGCAGAGAGCCAGGTAGAGTGCTCCTGAGGGGGCCCCGGGAACTGTCACCccaaggggcagggctgggcttgtTTGAGCAAAGCTAGGGGGCAGCTGGGGTGAGTGGAGGGTGGAGAGGTCACCGGGACAGGTGGGAGGAGGCCATAGACCCTGAACACTGTGAAGGGAgcatgagttttatttttttagtgaggtattaaagtaagtaaaaatctcactgttTTATATCgatacatgttgaaatgatactgTGTTGGATATTGCctctttctttttactctttaatGTGCCAACTGTGAATGTGACTTTTATGCGTGGCTTGTAATATATTCCTGTTGGCAGTACTGGTCTAAGGTACGTGGTAGATGCAGAATCAAAAGATTAAAGCCAGGTCAGGGAGAGTTCTCTGTGTGGATTCCACGGATGGCCGAAAGAGGCAGCCCTGTCCACACTGCCAGCCTCTGGGAATCCTGTGGGGATTTACTCACcagcttttcccttccttcccagggTTCCACATGGAGGAAGCCAGTGGAGATTGTGCGCCGTGCACGGATAAGGTGGATTACACCAATTATTCAAACACCCTGTCTTCTTGCTTACTCTGTAAGACTTGCAAATCAGGTACAGAACATGTCCCCATGCCTACAGTGGGGTGATGAGATGGGATTTGAATGGAACGGGAAGTCAGCAACCTGATTTCCAGCCCAGCTAGGTCTTCAGCCTACCCTGTCTTAGgtcagtaaaataaatgaaaacagaaattatttGTATAACGTATGCCACCTGGTAGGGAAGTCTTCCAGAGCATCAGTTGGAAGGGGGGGAGTAATGTGTCCCGTGACGGAGGGGCTGGTTAGTGACAGCATGGGAGGCCTGGGTGAGTGGGACAGGGCTGGGTTTGAGCTGTGTGGCGAGTCTGGCTCTGGGCCGGTCCCCTGTGAGCCCTGTGACTTCTGCTCCGGGATCTCAGCCTCTCTCATGACCAGCTGGGCCAGGTGTTGGGAAGTCACCAAAGCGGTCCTCTCCATCCAGAGTGTCTCGTATtacaccctgccccacccccaccccagcacttGCTCCTGATTTGTGACCTAAAACCTTTTTCTTCCCAATCCTGATGTGATCTGTAATGACGCATGGTCCCTTTCATATGCCTCCATTGGTGACACGTGAACAGTGGCTGTCCTTTGGATGGTCTGTGTGTGTTGCTGCAGAAAATGGCCCCCAAATTACTTCCTGAACTGAGTAGAACTGAGTGGGTGGGGATCTGGGTGGTGAAGAATGGCTGAGAGACACGTGAGGGAAACACACCCCCAAAACCTTATCTTTGGTCTccaggggaagaagagaaaagtcCGTGCACCTCCACCAAGGACACTGAGTGTCAGTGCAAACCTGGCACTTTCCGTAGAGAAGATGCACCTGAATTCTGCTACAAGTGCAGAACCCGGTGAGACATGGGAGCCTAGGGGGCTCCCAACCCACAGAGACCCCCAGTTTCCTTGTACCCCTTTCTCCGGTTTCCATGCAGCCCCTCCTACCTCCTCAGGGCTCCCTTGTGCCTGTGGGGTCTCCTGAGCCTGCAGCAGCCCCTCCTCATTCCTCTGTGTGTCCTTCCCCAGGGCCCCCTTCCCACACCTCCTCAGAAGGAGCCTAGAAAGACAAGTGTCTACCACAGACAGAAGTCATAATGAGGCCATATGTGTGCTCCTTCAAGGTTCCCATAAAACCCGAGCCAACTCAGCTGGCCTCACATCCAGCCCTTGTTCCCCAATAAGATCTGAATCTTTCCTATTTGGGGATGTAGGGGCCAATAGTAATTTGCTCTCCTCTGACGCTCCAGTGCTGGCTGCGATTGGTAGGAAGAGTCAACAGGTGGAGGACAAGAGGATCCTTGTATTAAAGCTTGACTGGAGGATGAGGCTTGGCTTGTGCCCAAACCCTTCTGACCCTTGACTTGGATGAGATGCCCCGTCCCAGGGGCCCAGCTCCTGAAGGGGCAGCTCTGAACACTCAGCAGGAGCCCTGGGGGCTGGAGTGCACAAGCCCAGATCCTTCTCCCACCCAGCAAGGGGCAGTGAGGGGACCCAGCCCTGCAGACAGGAGAAGCCCGTCCCTCCTGCACTGTCTTGTCAGGGTACCCCAGGTGGgagttttctccctctttctcctcatCTGGCCAGCTTTCCCTGACGGATCCCCTCCATGTCCTCCCTGTGTCTGTACCCAGGTGCCCTGATGGGATGGTCGTGTCCACGCCCTGTAGCCCTTTCAGCGACCTCACATGTGTGGACCGAAAATCAGGTACCCAGGCCAGTGGGGAGGCCCTGGTTCCTGGTGAGACAGTGACCATGCGCCCAAGACTGCCCAccactccctcttcctcctcagacACTTCACAGCTGGTGATCACAGTTGTAGCTGTAATTACACCTGTCTGTCTCCTGCTGCTGGTGCCGATCGCATATGTTTTCTGGCGGTTCTGCATTCAAGGTGAGGttctgggagggaagggggaggtgctggccccctcctccatctccccagTCCTCCTGGCTTGGCTCTGATCTTGTTCCCCGGgatccccctccacctcccacctcacCTGCTCCTACGAAGCCGGGATCGCATGAGTCCCCCATCTCAGCTGACGGTCCCCTCTTCCCCCTGGCCAAGTATGGTGGGCAGGGAGCAGGGTCAGTTCTTAATGTCTTTAGGACCCCCAGCCAGGGCAGAGAGGTGGTCAGCACCTTGACTGGGTGACAAGAGTCAGGGGAGAGGGTCGTTCAGCAGAACCCCACAGAGATTTTACATGGGTTtcattttcccccttctcttctccctccccgaGGGTTCTCCAGGTTTGGAATGGCCCGCTCCCTCCCACCAGGCCCGGGGCTCCTTGTTCAGTGTCTGAGCCCCCAGCCCACACCCTGTCCCTGGCACTGTCCCTGGGGAGGGTGGTGCTGCAAGAGGGCGCTCCCCACGGCTCAGGCGGCTGCCTCTTCTCTTCTAGGTCGTGGTGTGGACCCTAAGTGCATGGACAAAGTGAGTTGGTTTCTCCAGGACCTGGTGGCATCAGGCCCTCAGTAACTGTTTGGCCCTGGGTGGACACGGTCCCCAATTTGTCCTATGCTGTTGTCCCTGGCTCTCTCAAGTGGCCTGAGGGCTCTGGGCTGACTGTAGGAGAGCAACTGGCCTGTTGAGAGCAGCTCTAAGGCTGGTTGGCAGTGCTAGCCCTGTCCCTCTTCCTGCTTGTGAGACGCCCTCACCCCATAACCCTGGATGCACCCTGGGGCATGGAGGGTGTCAGGAAGGGGTGCTGAAACCCCCCTTAGCACAGCACTAGGGTCCAGGTGCCATCAGCAGAGCCCTGGATGTGTTGAGTCTGTGCCCACCTGGGGGGACACAGCATGGGAGTAGGTGGGGAGGCAAAACCCACAATGTCCCCCGCAGACACTACATGGATCTGTGGGTATGGATTCCTGAGTCAGCTCTTTGCCTTCCCAAGGTCCTCTTCCGGCGCTCACATCCCTTAAGAGGTCCTGGGGCTCTGGACAATGCCCACAACAATATGCTG
This window encodes:
- the LOC101271509 gene encoding tumor necrosis factor receptor superfamily member 10A isoform X10, giving the protein MALPAVTSRRPEQRALPDRTRQRGRSAPAASGSRASVPSPRPPFRGPRALIFVLSGVLLSIAAASAMPIRQEKFHQQLASPQGWKHSLSEKLCLPGFHMEEASGDCAPCTDKVDYTNYSNTLSSCLLCKTCKSGEEEKSPCTSTKDTECQCKPGTFRREDAPEFCYKCRTRCPDGMVVSTPCSPFSDLTCVDRKSGTQASGEALVPGETVTMRPRLPTTPSSSSDTSQLVITVVAVITPVCLLLLVPIAYVFWRFCIQGRGVDPKCMDKVLFRRSHPLRGPGALDNAHNNMLINRDSLIELVPEQEAEEQVKPTDATAQSQGEAKRLLEPTEDEASHTRRRLLVPANGADPTKMSHNTSLSFPAPHPPSSPVAQGQVGPP
- the LOC101271509 gene encoding tumor necrosis factor receptor superfamily member 10A isoform X5 yields the protein MALPAVTSRRPEQRALPDRTRQRGRSAPAASGSRASVPSPRPPFRGPRALIFVLSGVLLSIAAASAMPIRQEKFHQQLASPQGWKHSLSEKLCLPGFHMEEASGDCAPCTDKVDYTNYSNTLSSCLLCKTCKSGEEEKSPCTSTKDTECQCKPGTFRREDAPEFCYKCRTRCPDGMVVSTPCSPFSDLTCVDRKSGTQASGEALVPGETVTMRPRLPTTPSSSSDTSQLVITVVAVITPVCLLLLVPIAYVFWRFCIQGRGVDPKCMDKVLFRRSHPLRGPGALDNAHNNMLINRDSLIELVPEQEAEEQVKPTDATAQSQGEAKRLLEPTEDEASHTRRRLLVPANGADPTKSLKLFFDYFATIVPCDSWDLLMRQLGLTQNEILLVREGVRVPRDALYEMLDTWVSNKGREASVNTLLDALEKLGQRLAKETIQDHLLDSGKYVYEDGEAGSAVS